AGATTTAGATATACTCTTAGTCAAAAGAAATTCAACCTTAAAACTTATATTTCTACATTGAATAGCTACATGACATGATATAGAATTCTCCATACAAATAGTAACCAAGATTTGGATTCTGATTTGTGTTTTACTATTAACTGTCATGCCCGCCACCTCAATATTCTGAAATCCTCGTACAATAACTATCTGAAGCTCAATCGTTGTGCGATGCCATATCTTAGTATTCTCTGACATTTCTTCTAATACTTGTTTTCTTACAAAGAATTCTACTCCCTGGGCTTGTTGGGTCGCTTACAACCTAACAACGCCGCACCTTAAAAACCtattgttaaaaaaataaataatagaagcAAATTGGTTGAGCACAAAATGATCGCCCAAACAAATTGACAAGAAACAGTCGACGACGACGATGCCACGCCTCCAGAGTTTTAATCACGCCGGCGGAGAGATCGATGTCGTAGACTGGTGTTCCGTCAGCATAAAAGAGGCCCCAGTTGCGCTCTATGGTGGCACCGGGCTTCTGACCTTCATTAAAGAGGGCGAAGATGAATGTGGGAAAGAACGTCTGCGGACGACGCGGACTACCGCTGTTTGATAAAAACTTGCTGACGAGTCTTGTGTTGTAGCTGGCGGCGTTGGCTACGGTGGCGCCGCTTGAGTCGCCATTGGTGGGCCACCCCGTCTCACTAATGACCACTTTCACCTCACCGTATCCCAGCGTCGCCATGGCCGCTATGGCGGCGTCCAGCTGTGCATCCAGCATGATGGAGTAACTCAGAATGCCGTCCTGTACTACGTCCGCGGTTATCTCGCCAAAGAGCACATAGTCCAGAGATATGTTGGCGGGGTCGGAATTCCAGGCGAAGAAAGGGTAGACATCCAGGAAGAAATAAGAATCCGTGGCACTGAGGAAGCTGAGCATGGGCTGTATTACTGACATGGCGAGTTCTGGTCTGAAGGAGCCGTTGGAGGGAGGGTAAGAGGAAGAGAGGGCGTCCATGGCTACGGATGTGGTTACTTTAACGGAGGAGTCTAGATTCAACTTCTGTAAGGAGGTGTGCATGTTTTGCATTGCCGGGACAAGGTAGGGCTGAAGTTGGGTGTTTGATAGAATCTCGTTGCCCACCATGATGATGGAGATTTTGGTGAGGGGATAATAAGGGAGAAGGTTGGTTCGAAGCCATTGGTCTGAAGTGGTAGTGCTGGAGGCCATGCCTGGAACTTCAGGGAGGCTGCTATTGGCCAGCGCCTTCAGGACTTCAGGATTCGCATCGTAGATTTCGACATAGCCTGCGTTAATGCTCTTCATAAGCTCCACTGCTTTTGATGGCGGTGGCAGATTGTCTGCCAGCCTACCATAGTTGATTCCCACCGCATGACTCAACAAAAACGGATCTGCATGTGCACAGACAAAAACAAATTctcatgaaaattaaaaaaaaataatgaaggAAACGACCAAACAGATAGATTGACAGCATTAGTACCTGTATCTCCCCACACAGATTTTATCCCAAAACATGTGCACAGACAAAAACAAATTctcatgaaaattaaaaaaaaataatgaaggAAACGACCAAACAGATAGATTGACAGCATTAGTACCTGTATCTCCCCACACAGATTTTATCCCAAAACACGCAACAATTAAAGACAGGTGAAATCCATAAGCCCCCATTTTGTTGTGTGCTATGGGAATACCGACTCCAAGTACCCTCCCT
This Cryptomeria japonica unplaced genomic scaffold, Sugi_1.0 HiC_scaffold_681, whole genome shotgun sequence DNA region includes the following protein-coding sequences:
- the LOC131872594 gene encoding probable glucan endo-1,3-beta-glucosidase A6 encodes the protein MGAYGFHLSLIVACFGIKSVWGDTDPFLLSHAVGINYGRLADNLPPPSKAVELMKSINAGYVEIYDANPEVLKALANSSLPEVPGMASSTTTSDQWLRTNLLPYYPLTKISIIMVGNEILSNTQLQPYLVPAMQNMHTSLQKLNLDSSVKVTTSVAMDALSSSYPPSNGSFRPELAMSVIQPMLSFLSATDSYFFLDVYPFFAWNSDPANISLDYVLFGEITADVVQDGILSYSIMLDAQLDAAIAAMATLGYGEVKVVISETGWPTNGDSSGATVANAASYNTRLVSKFLSNSGSPRRPQTFFPTFIFALFNEGQKPGATIERNWGLFYADGTPVYDIDLSAGVIKTLEAWHRRRRLFLVNLFGRSFCAQPICFYYLFF